One genomic window of Dunckerocampus dactyliophorus isolate RoL2022-P2 chromosome 7, RoL_Ddac_1.1, whole genome shotgun sequence includes the following:
- the kmt2bb gene encoding histone-lysine N-methyltransferase 2A isoform X1 — MMAAAGCGSATAAAGGGQGGTATARGRFPGRPWSSRSRLRSEKRWQLGRSGLEGDDVTCGGPRPANLVVSLNEDQSHLRLLGIEASHKTLGQAGYSSSGSEEVRSQTDSGGDDFRGFEAERKSSKGAKWSRQNPSKGDVKTKSKRQRDKKVPLITPAEEAAICPPDPVKDKHLAEVKHTASSKSETAKGSRKRSKAKNSVDQELTKGEALSPAPRITIKLVTKKKNKTVKEPREKSVKKMKGKGIAEQPHVNTSQAEHISSAHVKLKAEAAQDKGVGTLPARRRGRSASKGTTSPCQPRANVAAEDRKSADQADTAIETVQSITKATQSKFKKANQKVIRRSKRVTNPLSIPVSNGAAEPENPIKSDSTVDTKSKVSRKVESKPPTRRGGRRQSKRLNKKDVSVADNHSPSSTETDHLAVQPSDRLPSNEEARVPSLKLIKIKNPKYDAHSSGKHSARKKKRKKFIWTLSLVKLGIQTQPAESTVKPREKRGHEVDLPTLCGSIADSSLTGVEHVSQVDNSAPQESNSTDSNEKDSQKDADMTGEKKSMLQVEVTAAGENESCHQEVKNSDYGKVPPLQIKKLSSPGKHKKSKASFLVQQVSPVPEKKDDALKEGGKVQEEKELSLDAEVQPTRRLRRRTASLESPPKKPDSRKPVKTPAKRRSRTSPRVEKTPQMEVAVPAQVLIEEFSAPALPEMSSQETSINTSDIPDNNSAVITDDPLPVPREESLQKTIENEIDLQMKEAKPLPVPLKRRRYRNNTFGKKRSSKKKKTAVSQQSTVDAELATVESAGTESVLQHDSQPLATETSLPEAVDESIQPEPLEESILPEENEVTVLAEEEQRQPPVKEETDIQLIDCQQSLPLESQASDPNALCLPKKSRKKVKKKRKSLIGQRQKHRHRNKDGKFAPLKSPKNQGTIEEDADISIQSEVSASSPGTKLVGVHKKYKKRPSPGLHLHSKRPESIVSTLIEIGLDKDSDSLKQEETDSIVDGSRTDAADQPPGKTKFVKNIKHFIMPVVSARSSRVIKTPQRFMDDVGMSVLPRRNSPKKGLQLGLQIRTGKRRDEGPGRAISPILPVDEEDILREAQLDLDLFSSDDLDDTADITDLFSETKSVKGQKKSSLQKNSSFKWDLPPELTEEIFTLDKTPEDKCEDLFLSSPVDKPRECLSIGLLDAQKKKSPLRLNKQAAHFKIYQRLNKLHKGLPPSKTAAEMEGVSKSLQPPVDLAEGLDDEAMSISLRQRSADTVKEKSKLKIEDVDSPGVVRKVCIKATKSRLLAFHSADKEDSVGNDNIKLHSAELQSGQQSGVGEDDHPASVGKGASQRARVTGANKRMLNLLRKAKAQLMKIDQQKHMKSSGLLSGPTGARSRNLTSKRQRRKQRVQLDTNVPIKTEQPQGQPQLISPLCQEFRQAGGPRIKHVCRAASVVLGQPRALVPDDIPRLSALPLHERTGISPSAVTNDVADGSPSESDSPDFSDSKVTKVKKASSFVKRKGLGPFGYRSRRCGVCKGCNHEDDCGTCINCLDKPKFGGPNTKRQCCVYKRCDQIEERKARRLSGRTAPKGSKRRRPSFSGGHSSNDEGMEGAVDSPSGLQGDSHSPSVRKQPKRVVKPRVYFDLMDYDSDLDEKTLSSASPARRRGNGTRLSPDFVSLDGFLGDISDDETRHRKSSSHRVPSVRRKPDKGMSSQAPFEETPPSVLAALANGFEQRDVEPSKPTHKIRVDFKEDCTLENVWNMGGLSILTSAPNMPPYVCLLCASKGQHEMLHCQVCCEPFHWFCLEEAERPSVENKENWCCRHCKFCHVCGRKNKQSKPLLECERCQNCYHASCLGPNYPKQNKKRKAWVCMTCIRCKSCGVTPGKSWDIDWNHDKGLCPDCSNLYEQGNYCPICFKCYEDNDYDSQMMQCGTCNHWVHAKCEDLTDELYEILSSLPESVVYSCRPCSVTQPSAWRELLYIELRSGVEKVLACLLSSTLTQHLVTCSQCEKSVDPDSGIEGRPACDLRAVGKKFDKGLYTTLKMFHDDVVQVIRNQLEQEEDLPEEERPTALARSYYLKLLEEVFNWFNSQDPKVWNPRTKELPMGMLSHAVHPPTNEHVYAQWQEREELISRDPLEHLQDDNRQNLVETKEEMTAPMSAEAASWNHIKHSRDFRLKSKGKRGRHQKADIDTGWSKDDERQCSLCQKYGERKPNDAGRLLYLGQNEWAHVNCCLWSAEVFEEDDGSLLHVHSAVTRGRLMRCERCNQPGATVGCCLTSCQSNYHFMCARSRHCVFQDDKKVYCHKHKHLLSGKVITGQEFEVKRRVYVDFEGISLRRKFLTGLEPELINVMIGSLQIDKLGVLSELSANKGKLFPVGFQCSRWYWSTVNPVQKCKYTCTVREVQPLIPEKPDEDMPDQGDNHTIEHNPCPLPETENQETDASETHPQPEELLVRVLSTKPDYGTKPKISSYPQTRRPAGGLSRPLPSPGAIPTKPHHILTVSDLEETRRARRHNPHSQTTGLRSNMSPSTLGPPTGPVTLRAGKASVPTSPLFPSAGSDTLINSVSARLGGGRSASSVRCPGNAKTHCASSFFPQSPWQDSTGTYPPPSLSLSSSIQNLPRTRLSFDLSQSDSVEVPHNFLASPEPEDVSPANGSSPQGGEQKDEEEFRYSPFHKDSSVVVAEEIEETLLNEVVAMNCGGQIVVEGDDQEEFWGRTQEVQKRKSLVASLPRSAASGRNDLGNTSSDDDLEHYFDFSRTIVSCPGSKDHSKSPTSSSSRSMAQVDGVDDGTESDASVSTIDDAQKVGASGKTVIPAKNLNNSEVSEIQNQTPKVSSSDMRKDSSLNTLSAVHNPIGIVQIFPGSSTEISTGLVPPHKEECSDAKQEYVLPTLKGLPNLMTKVPENPSSGKVLQSFCQGPASRIEPQQAEPLNPLKPDSSHIVSPAEACTVLVNHLTGNSLAGSPDNTQGAVLDLQSSPLISTDVQCPSHGLSESVQMYSCLHGGTQPALSSITLQPVTSSQDSAFLQMEPLSTKLTTLSPVGDPAHTRLIESPQNDPLLPGNCVKAETSGTISVPMHSTQTQPLRSTAVNIVSSSASVSFHPGLTPSVPSSSQTTSASVMLNGYSTSSTQKEASPGHTISINFSTPRPALEPQQPVLSQALPGHAILTVKEVGGPNVDPTPHVLLVNRLGQIFVKNPESNTFQLPNPNSPSFNCVTQIASLLQSNALSATLAAAGSMSSPPPASNVMSTTSGMATPADQNPTTITQLLTHNTNGALSSVNVKKPRKTAKTPKDETAPEKKKPKKKKESSASKKSKPSKTVGQCTLSPKNSDISPAESAEAIINQAMASNYTPKWSGLRTLSPSSVVLPPGLLIEPEPPAPCPKPAPPPASRPRTHVRMKRVSSLSDRIVTKKSKVDFLPSKPTSEEENNRPNFPSVSSRASGVRIKTPTVKGVLNLDELKQEHPSDSDSSEFEPWDSLSRGEHGKQHAWEPVGHSSLIDWKKYSGAVSTSDDESPMSDDDEEFLPNKDQPHLRFEISSDDGFSVEADSIEVAWKAVIDGVQEARAIAKLRPLAFQRMTGARMLGLVHDAVVFLLEQLQGAHRCQHHSFRFFKQFSQEDDLPVNSTGCARSELYLRKSTFDMFNFLASQHRQLPDIGPYDDEEDDVLLKSTRRATSLELPMAMRFRHLERTSKEAVGVYRSAIHGRGLFCKRNIEAGEMVIEYAGTVIRAVLTDKREKYYDGKGIGCYMFRIDDFDVVDATMHGNAARFINHSCEPNCYSRVINVEGRKHIVIFALRKIYRGEELTYDYKFPIEDASNKLNCNCGARRCRRFLN, encoded by the exons GGTGATGATTTCAGAGGTTTTGAAGCTGAAAGAAAAAGCTCTAAAGGAGCAAAATGGTCTCGACAAAACCCTTCTAAAG GTGATGTCAAAACAAAATCTAAACGACAACGTGATAAGAAGGTGCCCCTTATTACGCCAGCCGAGGAGGCAGCTATTTGTCCACCTGATCCTGTGAAAGATAAACATTTGGCGGAGGTGAAGCACACCGCTTCTTCCAAATCAGAGACTGCTAAAGGTTCCAGGAAACGCTCTAAAGCCAAGAACTCCGTGGATCAGGAGTTGACCAAAGGCGAGGCGTTGTCACCAGCGCCAAGGATTACAATAAAGTTGGtgactaaaaagaaaaataaaactgtaaagGAGCCTCGTGAAAAGTCTGTCAAGAAGATGAAGGGAAAAGGAATTGCGGAACAGCCCCACGTCAACACCAGTCAGGCTGAACACATTtccagtgctcatgtcaaattAAAAGCTGAGGCTGCACAAGACAAAGGAGTGGGGACTTTACCTGCGAGAAGACGTGGACGATCTGCTTCAAAGGGAACAACATCGCCCTGCCAGCCTCGTGCCAATGTTGCTGCCGAGGACCGGAAGTCAGCTGATCAAGCTGACACCGCAATAGAGACTGTGCAGTCAATAACAAAGGCAACGCAgtccaaatttaaaaaagccAATCAGAAAGTGATTCGGAGAAGCAAGAGAGTCACCAACCCACTCTCAATACCTGTCTCGAATGGTGCTGCTGAACCAGAAAATCCCATAAAAAGTGATTCCACTGTTGACACAAAGTCAAAAGTGTCCAGAAAAGTTGAATCTAAACCACCAACGAGAAGGGGTGGACGGAGGCAAAGTAAGAGGCTAAACAAGAAGGACGTTTCAGTGGCAGATAACCATTCTCCATCTTCCACAGAGACTGATCATTTAGCGGTGCAACCCAGTGACAGGTTACCTTCAAACGAGGAAGCGAGGGTCCCAAGTTTGAAGTTGATAAAAATCAAAAACCCAAAATACGATGCACATTCCAGCGGGAAGCATTCAGCTCGAAAAAAGAAGCGGAAAAAATTCATCTGGACTTTATCATTAGTTAAGTTAGGAATTCAGACCCAGCCTGCTGAAAGCACTGTCAAACCGAGAGAGAAGAGGGGACATGAAGTGGATCTGCCCACTCTGTGCGGGAGTATTGCAGACAGCAGTTTGACAGGAGTGGAACACGTTTCGCAAGTGGATAACTCGGCTCCACAAGAGAGTAATTCAACAGACAGCAATGAGAAAGACAGCCAAAAAGACGCTGATATGACCGGTGAGAAAAAGTCCATGTTGCAAGTGGAAGTTACAGCAGCAGGCGAAAATGAAAGCTGTCATCAAGAAGTCAAAAATTCAGATTACGGGAAAGTCCCACctcttcaaataaaaaaactcTCCTCTCCTGGCAAACATAAAAAATCCAAGGCATCCTTTTTGGTTCAACAAGTTAGCCCTGTGCCTGAAAAGAAAGACGACGCTCTCAAAGAAGGAGGTAAAGTTCAAGAGGAAAAAGAACTGTCTTTGGATGCGGAAGTCCAGCCCACCAGGAGACTGCGGAGGAGAACGGCAAGCCTTGAGTCGCCTCCAAAAAAGCCCGACAGCCGTAAACCTGTAAAGACTCCGGCAAAGCGACGGTCGAGAACAAGTCCACGGGTGGAAAAAACACCCCAGATGGAAGTTGCTGTCCCTGCTCAGGTTTTAATAGAAGAATTCAGTGCACCCGCTCTCCCTGAAATGTCCTCACAGGAAACTAGCATTAACACCTCTGATATTcctgacaacaattctgcagtGATAACGGATGATCCCTTACCGGTGCCTCGTGAAGAGTCTCTGCAGAAGACAATAGAGAATGAGATTGACCTACAAATGAAGGAGGCCAAACCATTGCCTGTGCCTTTGAAACGTAGGAGATATCGAAATAATACATTTGGGAAAAAGAGGTCTTCTAAAAAGAAGAAGACTGCTgtttctcaacaaagcactgtTGATGCAGAGTTGGCCACTGTTGAATCTGCTGGCACAGAGTCTGTCCTTCAGCATGACAGTCAACCTTTAGCAACAGAAACAAGTCTGCCTGAGGCCGTAGACGAAAGCATCCAGCCTGAGCCCTTGGAAGAAAGCATCCTGCCTGAGGAAAATGAGGTCACTGTATTAGCGGAGGAAGAGCAGAGACAACCACCAGTAAAAGAGGAAACAGACATTCAGTTAATAGATTGTCAGCAGTCGTTACCTTTGGAAAGTCAAGCAAGTGATCCAAACGCATTGTGCTTACCAAAGAAATCccgtaaaaaagtaaaaaagaagcGTAAAAGTTTAATTGGGCAGCGTCAGAAGCACAGGCACCGGAACAAGGATGGAAAGTTTGCTCCACTTAAATCACCAAAAAATCAGGGAACAATTGAAGAAGATGCCGACATTTCCATCCAGTCAGAAGTTAGCGCTTCCTCCCCAGGTACTAAACTCGTTGGTGTgcataaaaagtataaaaagagACCTTCACCTGGCCTTCACCTACACTCTAAAAGGCCAGAATCTATCGTTTCTACACTGATAGAAATAGGGCTTGACAAAGACAGCGATAGTTTGAAACAGGAAGAAACTGACTCAATAGTGGATGGGTCACGAACAGATGCTGCCGACCAGCCACCTGGCAAAACAAAGTTTGTGAAAAACATCAAACACTTCATAATGCCTGTTGTAAGTGCTAGATCCTCTCGAGTGATCAAGACCCCACAACGATTTATGGATGATGTTGGAATGTCTGTGTTGCCGCGGAGAAACTCGCCAAAAAAAGGTTTGCAACTGGGCTTGCAAATTCGCACTGGAAAGAGGCGAGATGAAGGGCCCGGCCGAGCCATCTCCCCCATCCTACCAGTTGACGAGGAAGACATATTGAGAGAAGCTCAGTTGGATCTGGATCTGTTTTCATCAGACGATCTGGACGACACAGCCGACATAACTGACCTCTTTTCTGAGACAAAAAGCGTCAAGGGGCAAAAGAAGAGCTCCCTTCAGAAGAATTCCAGTTTCAAATGGGATCTGCCTCCAGAGTTGACTGAGGAAATTTTTACACTGGACAAAACTCCAGAGGACAAATGTGAGGATCTCTTTTTATCTTCACCAGTTGATAAACCCAGAGAATGTCTATCTATTGGGCTTTTGGATgctcaaaaaaagaaatcacccCTTAGGTTGAATAAGCAAGCAGCACATTTTAAGATTTATCAAAGATTGAACAAGTTGCACAAAGGACTTCCCCCAAGCAAGAcggcagcagaaatggaaggtGTGAGCAAATCTCTTCAGCCGCCTGTCGATTTAGCTGAAGGACTTGACGATGAGGCCATGAGCATTAGCCTGAGGCAGCGCAGCGCAGACACTGTGAAGGAAAAATCCAAACTCAAGATAGAAGACGTTGACTCACCTGGGGTTGTGAGAAAAGTTTGTATAAAAGCTACGAAGTCTAGGTTGCTTGCTTTTCATAGTGCTGATAAAGAGGATTCAGTCGGCAACGACAACATCAAGCTTCATTCAG CCGAGCTCCAGTCAGGACAGCAGTCAGGTGTAGGTGAAGACGACCATCCTGCATCAGTGGGGAAAGGAGCTTCACAGAGGGCGCGGGTTACTGGTGCCAATAAAAGAATGCTCAACCTGCTCAGGAAGGCTAAAGCCCAGCTCATGAAAATTGATCAGCAGAAACATATGAAGTCCTCTGGG CTGTTATCAGGGCCAACTGGTGCTCGATCGAGAAACTTGACCTCTAAAAGACAAAGAAGGAAGCAGAGGGTGCAGCTTGATACCAATGTTCCAATCAAGACAGAGCAACCTCAAGGACAA CCCCAGCTCATCTCTCCGCTGTGCCAAGAGTTCCGTCAGGCAGGAGGTCCACGCATCAAGCACGTTTGCAGAGCCGCTTCTGTGGTGCTTGGACAGCCTCGGGCCTTGGTACCAGATGACATTCCCAGGCTCAGCGCTCTGCCTCTTCACGAAAGAACAGGCATCTCTCCTTCAGCTGTCACAAACG ATGTTGCAGATGGCTCTCCTTCAGAATCAGACAGTCCCGACTTCTCAGACTCAAAAGTCACTAAGGTCAAGAAGGCTTCAAGTTTTGTGAAACGAAAAGGACTCGGGCCATTCGGGTACCGCTCTCGGAGGTGTGGTGTATGCAAAGGCTGCAACCATGAGGATGATTGTGGGACATGCATCAACTGCCTCGACAAACCCAAGTTTGGTGGTCCCAACACCAAACGACAGTGTTGCGT GTACAAGAGGTGTGATCAGATTGAAGAGAGGAAAGCACGACGACTGAGTGGGAGAACAGCACccaaag GTTCAAAACGACGGCGACCCTCTTTCAGTGGCGGGCATTCAAGCAATGATGAAGGGATGGAGGGTGCAGTCGACTCGCCTTCTGGTCTCCAAGGTGACAGTCATAGTCCATCTGTGAGGAAGCAGCCAAAACGGGTCGTGAAACCACGCGTCTACTTTGACCTGATGGACTATGATTCAGATCTGGATGAAAAGACACTTAGCTCAGCATCACCAGCTAGGAGAAGGGGCAATGGAACTCGTTTGAGTCCAG ACTTTGTTTCACTGGATGGATTCCTTGGAGATATATCAGATGATGAGACGCGGCATCGAAAATCCAGTTCACACCGTGTGCCATCTGTTCGACGTAAACCCGATAAG GGTATGTCATCACAGGCACCCTTTGAGGAAACTCCTCCAAGTGTCCTAGCTGCCCTGGCTAATGGATTTGAGCAGAGAGATGTTGAGCCTTCGAAACCCACCCATAAAATACGGGTTGACTTCAAG GAGGACTGTACTTTGGAAAATGTGTGGAACATGGGTGGTTTAAGTATCTTGACCTCCGCACCCAACATGCCACCGTATGTGTGCCTCCTTTGTGCCAGTAAAGGGCAACATGAG ATGTTGCATTGCCAAGTGTGCTGTGAGCCTTTTCATTGGTTTTGCCTTGAAGAGGCAGAGCGCCCCTCAGTGGAAAATAAGGAAAACTGGTGTTGTCGTCACTGCAAGTTTTGCCATGTATGTGgcaggaaaaacaagcaatcaaAG CCGTTGTTGGAGTGTGAAAGATGTCAGAATTGCTATCACGCTTCCTGTCTCGGACCAAATtatccaaaacaaaacaagaagagGAAAGCTTGG GTTTGTATGACATGCATCAGGTGTAAAAGTTGTGGGGTCACACCAGGGAAGAGCTGGGACATAGACTGGAATCACGATAAAGGACTATGTCCAGACTGTTCAAATCTCTATGAACAGG GTAACTATTGCCCAATCTGCTTCAAGTGCTATGAGGACAATGACTATGACAGTCAGATGATGCAGTGTGGAACATGTAACCACTGGGTACATGCCAAGTGTGAGGATCTGACAG ATGAACTGTATGAGATCCTATCTAGTCTACCAGAGAGTGTGGTGTATTCATGTCGGCCCTGCAGTGTGACTCAGCCTAGTGCCTGGAGAGAACTGCTATACATCGAGCTTCGATCTGGGGTGGAGAAAGTTCTAGCCTGCTTGCTGTCTTCCACTCTCACCCAGCATCTTGTTACCTGCTCACAG TGTGAAAAGTCAGTGGACCCTGACAGTGGAATAGAAGGACGACCAGCTTGTGATCTCCGAGCTGTAGGCAAGAAGTTTGACAAGGGCCTTTACACCACGTTG AAAATGTTCCATGACGATGTGGTGCAGGTGATAAGAAACCAGCTCGAACAGGAGGAAGACCTTCCAGAAGAGGAAAGACCCACTGCCCTGGCACGCTCATACTATCTtaag ctGCTTGAAGAAGTTTTCAATTGGTTCAACAGTCAAGACCCAAAAGTGTGGAACCCCCGTACCAAAGAACTGCCCAT GGGGATGCTGTCGCATGCTGTTCATCCTCCTACCAATGAGCATGTTTATGCCCAGTGGCAAGAGAGGGAAGAACTCATATCAAGGGACCCATTGGAACATCTGCAGGATGATAACAGACAGAATTTGGTGGAAACAAAAGAAGAGATGACTGCTCCAATGTCTGCAGAGGCAGCAAGCTGGAACCACATAAAACACAGCAGGGACTTCAGGCTCAAATCGAAAG GGAAACGGGGACGACATCAGAAAGCAGATATAGACACTGGCTGGTCAAAGGATGATGAGAGACAGTGCTCCTTGTGCCAAAAATATGGAGAACGAAAACCTAAT gatgcTGGTAGATTGTTGTACCTGGGCCAGAATGAGTGGGCGCATGTCAACTGCTGTCTTTGGTCAGCAGAGGTGTTTGAAGAGGACGATGGCTCTCTACTACATGTGCACAGTGCTGTCACAAGGGGTCGCTTAATG CGATGTGAACGTTGCAACCAGCCGGGCGCCACAGTAGGCTGCTGCTTGACTTCCTGTCAGAGCAACTATCACTTTATGTGTGCCCGCTCCCGGCACTGTGTGTTCCAGGACGATAAGAAGGTCTACtgccacaaacacaaacatctgCTCAGTGGAAAG GTGATCACCGGTCAAGAGTTTGAAGTAAAGCGACGAGTGTATGTGGATTTTGAAGGCATCAGCCTCCGAAGGAAGTTCTTAACTGGTCTGGAACCGGAGTTAATCAATGTCATGATTG GTTCACTACAGATTGATAAGCTTGGTGTCCTGTCAGAACTATCAGCCAACAAAGGAAAGTTGTTTCCTGTGGGATTTCA GTGTTCGCGCTGGTACTGGAGCACAGTCAATCCagtgcaaaaatgcaaatacacaTGCACAGTCCGAGAAGTCCAACCTTTAATACCAGAGAAACCTGATGAGGACATGCCTGACCAAGGAGATAATCACACCATTGAGCACAACCCCTGTCCATTACCAG AAACTGAGAACCAAGAGACAGACGCATCAGAAACACATCCTCAGCCCGAGGAACTGCTTGTCAGAGTTCTGTCTACAAAACCAGACTATGGGACAAAGCCAAAGATTTCCAGTTATCCCCAAACCAGGAGACCAGCTGGAGGACTGTCCCGACCTTTGCCATCGCCAG GAGCAATCCCAACAAAACCTCACCACATACTAACAGTAAGTGATCTGGAAGAGACCCGGAGGGCGCGGCGCCACAACCCCCACTCACAGACAACAGGACTCCGCAGTAACATGTCTCCTTCTACTCTGGGCCCCCCAACTGGACCAGTCACTCTCCGTGCAGGGAAAGCTTCCGTTCCAACTTCCCCACTATTCCCAAGTGCTGGTTCAGACACCCTGATAAATTCTGTATCAGCCCGCCTAGGTGGGGGCCGAAGTGCTTCCTCAGTCCGTTGCCCTGGTAACGCGAAAACCCATTGTGCCTCATCTTTCTTTCCTCAGTCTCCCTGGCAGGACAGTACAGGAACATATCCACCTCCAAGTCTGTCTTTGTCCTCATCAATACAGAATTTACCCAGGACTAGATTATCTTTCGATCTGAGCCAGTCTGATTCTGTTGAGGTACCGCACAACTTCTTAGCTTCTCCAGAGCCGGAGGATGTGTCTCCAGCAAATGGCAGTTCACCCCAGGGTGGCGAACAGAAGGATGAAGAGGAATTTCGGTACAGTCCATTCCACAAGGATTCCAGTGTGGTTGTGGCCGAGGAGATTGAAGAGACGCTCCTGAATGAAGTTGTGGCTATGAACTGTGGTGGACAAATAGTGGTGGAAGGGGATGATCAAGAGGAATTTTGGGGAAGAACCCAAGAAGTACAGAAAAGAAAGTCCCTTGTTGCCAGTCTGCCACGGTCAGCAGCCTCAGGCAGGAATGACTTGGGGAACACCTCTTCAGATGATGATCTGGAGCACTATTTTGACTTCTCACGAACTATTGTTAGCTGTCCTGGGTCTAAAGATCATTCCAAGTCTCCCACATCTTCTTCCTCCCGGAGCATGGCTCAAGTTGATGGTGTGGATGACGGAACAGAGAGTGATGCAAGCGTCTCTACAATTGATGATGCTCAGAAAGTTGGAGCTTCCGGTAAAACAGTCATTCCAGCCAAGAACCTTAATAACAGTGAGGTCTCTGAAATTCAGAATCAGACCCCCAAAGTGTCATCCAGTGACATGCGCAAAGATTCCTCTCTGAACACCTTATCTGCAGTCCATAACCCCATTGGCATAGTTCAGATCTTTCCAGGATCTTCTACAGAGATCAGCACTGGATTGGTCCCTCCCCACAAAGAGGAATGCTCTGACGCAAAGCAGGAATATGTGCTTCCTACCCTTAAGGGGCTGCCCAACCTAATGACAAAGGTGCCTGAAAACCCCTCTTCTGGAAAGGTTTTACAAAGTTTCTGTCAAGGACCTGCCTCACGAATCGAGCCCCAACAGGCTGAACCATTAAACCCCCTAAAACCTGACAGCAGCCACATTGTGTCTCCAGCTGAGGCTTGTACTGTGTTAGTTAATCACCTAACAGGTAATTCACTAGCAGGTTCACCTGACAATACTCAGGGTGCTGTGCTGGATCTTCAGTCCTCCCCCTTAATATCAACAGATGTTCAATGCCCTTCTCATGGACTTTCAGAATCTGTGCAGATGTATTCCTGTTTGCATGGCGGAACCCAGCCTGCTCTCTCGAGTATTACTCTACAGCCAGTGACCTCATCACAGGACTCGGCCTTTCTTCAAATGGAACCTTTGTCTACCAAACTAACCACTCTAAGTCCAGTTGGAGACCCGGCACATACCAGGTTAATTGAGTCACCCCAAAATGATCCATTGCTCCCAGGAAACTGCGTCAAAGCAGAAACCTCTGGTACCATCTCAGTACCCATGCactccacacaaacacagccaTTGCGTTCAACAGCGGTCAACATTGTTTCTTCCTCTGCCTCAGTATCTTTTCATCCTGGACTGACTCCATCTGTCCCTTCTTCAAGCCAAACCACCTCAGCCTCTGTCATGTTAAATGGCTACAGCACTTCTTCCACGCAGAAGGAAGCTTCACCTGGCCACACAATCTCAATCAACTTTTCTACACCAAGGCCCGCTTTAGAACCTCAGCAGCCAGTCTTATCGCAGGCTCTGCCTGGCCATGCCATTCTTACTGTGAAGGAAGTGGGCGGTCCAAATGTTGACCCGACACCACATGTCTTGTTGGTGAATCGTCTTGGGCAGATTTTTGTAAAGAACCCAGAGAGCAACACATTCCAGCTACCAAATCCAAATTCCCCGTCCTTTAACTGCGTCACTCAGATTGCCAGCCTTTTACAAAGCAATGCACTGTCAGCCACGCTAGCAGCGGCCGGTAGCATGTCCTCGCCACCTCCTGCCTCGAACGTGATGTCAACCACTTCTGGGATGGCTACTCCTGCAGATCAGAATCCCACCACAATTACACAGCTGCTTACTCACAATACAAATGGGGCATTGTCATCGGTTAATGTAAAGAAGCCAAGAAagactgcaaaaacacccaaaGATGAAACTGCTCcagaaaagaaaaagccaaagaaaaagaaagagtcCAGTGCATCGAAAAAATCGAAGCCATCCAAAACTGTTGGGCAGTGTACTTTGTCACCTAAGAATTCTGACATATCTCCTGCAGAGAGTGCTGAAGCAATTATCAACCAAGCAATGGCAAGCAATTACACACCCAAGTGGAGCGGGCTTCGGACACTCAGCCCCTCTTCAGTGGTTTTGCCCCCAGGTCTACTTATTGAACCTGAGCCTCCAGCACCATGTCCCAAACCTGCACCTCCTCCTGCTTCCCGCCCTCGCACCCATGTCCGCATGAAGAGAGTATCTTCGCTTTCAGACCGAATTGTCACCAAGAAGTCTAAAGTGGATTTCCTTCCTTCTAAACCCACCAGCGAGGAGGAGAACAACCGACCAAACTTTCCAAGTGTGTCCAGCAGGGCTTCTGGAGTTCGTATTAAGACCCCAACTGTCAAAGGAGTACTCAACCTGGACGAGCTTAAGCAAGAGCATCCAAGTGATTCTGACAGCTCAGA GTTTGAACCGTGGGACTCTCTGTCTCGAGGTGAACATGGCAAGCAACATGCTTGGGAGCCAGTGGGACACAGCAGTCTCATTGACTGGAAGAAATACTCTG GTGCTGTGTCCACCTCAGATGATGAATCACCAATGTCTGATGATGACGAAGAATTTTTGCCAAACAAAGATCAGCCACACTTACGATTCGAGATAAGCAGTGATGATGGCTTCAGTGTGGAGGCAGACAGTATTGAGG TGGCTTGGAAAGCGGTAATAGATGGGGTGCAAGAAGCGCGAGCAATCGCAAAGTTGAGACCTCTGGCTTTTCAGAGGATGACTGGTGCCCGAATGCTTGGTCTGGTTCATGATGCTGTGGTCTTCTTGCTGGAGCAACTTCAAGGAGCACACCGCTGTCAACATCACTCGTTCCGTTTTTTCAAACAGTTCAGTCAGGAAGATGACTTGCCTGTCAATTCCACCGGCTGTGCCCGCTCCGAGCTCTACCTTAG GAAGTCtacatttgacatgttcaaCTTCCTGGCATCTCAGCATCGGCAGCTTCCTGACATTGGGCCTTATGACGATGAAGAAGATGATGTTCTTTTGAAGTCCACAAG ACGGGCCACTAGTTTGGAGTTGCCCATGGCTATGCGATTTAGACACTTGGAAAGGACGTCAAAGGAAGCTGTCGGCGTGTACAG ATCTGCTATCCATGGGCGCGGACTCTTCTGCAAGAGGAACATCGAAGCAGGCGAGATGGTGATTGAGTATGCTGGCACTGTCATTCGCGCAGTGCTCACTGACAAACGGGAGAAGTACTACGATGGCAAG GGTATTGGCTGTTACATGTTCCGCATTGATGATTTTGATGTGGTGGATGCAACCATGCACGGCAATGCGGCCAGATTCATCAACCACTCGTGTGAGCCCAACTGCTACTCGCGAGTAATCAACGTGGAGGGCCGAAAGCATATTGTCATCTTTGCTTTGAGGAAGATCTACAGGGGAGAGGAGCTCACTTACGATTACAAGTTCCCCATCGAGGATGCCAGCAACAAGCTCAACTGTAACTGTGGGGCCCGGCGATGTCGACGCTTCCTCAACTGA